One Malassezia restricta chromosome VI, complete sequence genomic region harbors:
- a CDS encoding 60S ribosome subunit biogenesis protein NIP7 → MRPLTDAETTTLFEKLAHYIGKNLVHLIDRPDDPYVFRLHRDRVYYVSESNMKLAVSVARPNLMSLGTCFGKFSKTGKFRLHITALDYLVQYARYKVWIKPNGEMPFLYGNHVVKAHVGRITDDTPEHAGVVVLSMSGVGLGFGVTARSTSDTRNMDPTNIIVFHQADVGEYLREEETLF, encoded by the coding sequence ATGCGGCCACTGACGGACGCTGAGACGACGACACTCTTTGAAAAGCTCGCTCATTACATTGGAAAGAATCTTGTGCACTTGATTGACCGGCCTGATGATCCCTATGTATTCCGTCTGCACCGTGACCGCGTGTATTACGTCTCGGAAAGCAATATGAAGCTGGCCGTGTCCGTAGCACGGCCGAATCTCATGTCTCTCGGTACCTGTTTCGGCAAGTTTTCCAAGACAGGCAAGTTTCGTTTGCACATAACTGCCCTTGACTATCTCGTGCAGTATGCACGATATAAGGTATGGATTAAACCGAATGGTGAGATGCCATTCTTGTATGGCAACCACGTCGTCAAAGCTCACGTGGGGCGTATTACGGACGATACGCCTGAACATGCAGGTGTAGTGGTCCTGAGCATGAGCGGCGTAGGACTGGGCTTCGGCGTCACGGCCCGTTCCACGTCGGATACCCGAAACATGGACCCCACCAACATAATCGTCTTCCACCAggccgacgtcggcgaATATCTCCGTGAGGAGGAAACTCTGTTTTAG
- a CDS encoding AHNAK nucleoprotein, with translation MDRSDSTQSRGDNDQRTSTRGNGNASSRGSESDRSISTGGNNQPRQTSSSNDTSDSGNDRRPTSTTEGNNRPTQTSTRRTSNDNNDSSSTSDNDDQRTSSSTSSRSSSTSSEASRTSQSSSTNGVSDGRSSTSSSDQSRTSGSSLSSGSSTSPTRSSSQAPTSSSTNSNSSSNDSSSSNSSTNSSNRSTVSSSNSAGPTSSQDGAITSSSSGLNTATSTDVFVTTIDGHAVTSTRKSVFTSTPDAGDRSANKNNGDDGYWQDGGAVGGTFAAVGIVVVALIIGLGWLLYRRRKSKRMDADVMAAASAAAATTRTPFDDDDDDDIMGGPFGTPGGGNGSVDQNSGLHGSAGPPSLEANGVQAAQPLYQPSSGYHQPAHYVNSVDDPYGSMHGSSVPVSTGAVLGGLGQPTVQYYSPGRAGSNDAQRGVYESLPTDSAFVYQRPSVDSSGYHAVGSSAYAYAQPDPFRDSTEAEPAAAASNLQHHPSVSGQSNASGQPSSSAEYEPAQSHVSHMYMPHVPEDAPYPVSYNNATAPATGAAAPVSGEVTAWPSFIPGVAPTHNENYVREAEPSTTHYADMSGHNAGVVQAFGGDNEGQSAMDHGDWDPPALSSAWFPTSVNDQKQASPPSEPAMHSEMPSSSLPPYPSNENTAPWPADEKAAATRPPVSTPPATGHQPLMVRNPSPEDE, from the coding sequence ATGGACCGCTCTGACTCTACGCAGTCTCGCGGTGACAACGACCAACGCACGTCGACTCGCGGCAATGGAAACGCCTCATCGCGTGGTAGCGAAAGTGACCGCTCCATCTCCACCGGTGGCAACAACCAGCCGCGTCAgacgagcagctccaaCGATACTAGCGATAGCGGCAACGACAGACGCCCCACTTCTACGACGGAGGGAAACAACCGCCCCACGCAGACATCTACGCGTAGGACGTCAAACGATAACAATGATTCTTCCTCAACATCCGACAATGACGACCAGCGCACATCCTCGTCCACCAGCAGTCGTTCGTCTTCAACGTCAAGTGAAGCTAGCCGCACGTCCCAGTCGAGCAGCACAAATGGTGTCTCTGACGGTCGCTCTTCTACGTCATCAAGCGACCAAAGCCGAACGTCGGGGTCGAGTTTGAGTTCGGGTAGCAGTACTAGCCCTACTCGCTCTTCCTCCCAAGCCCCTACAAGCAGCAGCACTAACTCCAACAGCTCGAGCAATGATAGCTCTAGCTCAAACAGCAGCACTAATAGCAGCAATCGCTCTACCGTGTCGTCGTCTAATTCCGCTGGTCCAACGTCAAGCCAGGACGGTGCCATTACCAGCTCATCAAGTGGGCTTAATACGGCGACCTCAACAGACGTATTTGTAACAACTATCGATGGCCATGCTGTTACATCAACTCGCAAGTCAGTATTTACATCTACGCCTGATGCTGGTGATCGCAGCGCGAACAAAAACAATGGCGATGATGGATACTGGCAGGATGGCGGTGCTGTCGGAGGCACATTTGCTGCTGTGGGTATCGTTGTTGTGGCATTGATTATTGGCCTTGGCTGGCTACTATACCGCCGGCGCAAGTCGAAGCGGATGGATGCCGATGTCATGGCCGCTGCatcagctgctgctgcaacGACACGTACACCTTTtgatgatgacgatgatgacgataTAATGGGAGGACCCTTCGGTACGCCAGGTGGCGGCAATGGTAGCGTCGATCAAAACAGTGGTCTTCACGGCTCCGCTGGTCCACCATCGCTCGAAGCTAACGGTGTTCAAGCCGCCCAGCCCTTGTATCAGCCGTCGTCGGGCTATCACCAGCCAGCACACTATGTCAACTCTGTCGATGACCCTTATGGGAGCATGCATGGATCTAGTGTACCTGTCTCAACGGGTGCTGTTCTGGGAGGCCTGGGTCAGCCAACCGTACAATACTATTCGCCGGGGCGGGCCGGCTCGAACGACGCTCAGCGCGGTGTTTATGAAAGCCTGCCGACGGACTCAGCGTTTGTCTATCAACGCCCATCTGTGGATTCGTCGGGTTACCATGCTGTCGGATCTTCCGCGTATGCTTACGCACAGCCTGATCCATTCCGCGACTCCACCGAGGCCGAACCagcggctgcagcgtctAATCTGCAACACCATCCCAGCGTCAGTGGCCAATCGAATGCCTCGGGTCAGCCGTCTTCCTCGGCAGAGTACGAGCCTGCTCAAAGCCATGTGTCCCATATGTACATGCCCCACGTTCCTGAGGATGCTCCATACCCCGTGTCGTATAACAATGCGACTGCTCCTGCGACGGgggctgctgcgcctgtcTCTGGCGAGGTCACTGCTTGGCCGTCATTTATTCCAGGCGTCGCGCCAACCCACAATGAAAATTATGTGCGCGAGGCTGAGCCCAGCACGACTCACTATGCTGATATGAGTGGCCACAATGCCGGTGTTGTGCAGGCTTTTGGTGGCGATAATGAAGGTCAGAGCGCCATGGATCATGGCGACTGGGACCCACCGGCGCTTTCGAGCGCGTGGTTCCCAACGTCGGTAAACGACCAAAAGCAGGCGTCACCCCCTAGTGAGCCTGCGATGCACTCTGAGATGCCATCGAGCTCTCTGCCACCCTACCCGTCGAATGAAAATACTGCTCCATGGCCTGCGGACGAAAAGGCAGCCGCCACTAGGCCGCCAGTCAGCACGCCCCCAGCAACAGGCCATCAGCCTCTGATGGTCCGGAATCCATCACCGGAAGACGAGTAA
- a CDS encoding ribosomal RNA-processing protein 8 gives MPGDAAAIDLGVLQQQLQTHRSSLADQIMQHLPDQTSTSSHAPQPTQSARRPATLGVGASTSQPNSYSAADHKFRAKLGAKAGRKRSFEDIKPAAPPEDDDEGDSRGSAAQKRARPQRRMDMFAAAEAKIKAGKEKAQVHDVPPHVATMSKAQRKKWNKQQRIAASEKSNSPSSGEPPAMTPLQSSMLASLQGARFRSINERLYTHPSRDALAFMQDDPQLFDDYHAGFRQQVRKWPKNPVDKIAELLTPSKKAKSTHRIRAASIPGALVVDMGAGEGGLAKMLAAHGFHTLSYDLVDTPDGWVRGLDAAALHALPLPGIYTPLGIVWDRDANFITAASTVDVVVFCLSLMGTNWVDMICEAWRVLKPNGEMVIAEVTSRLGSTGDTHAFTELLCALGFHVDWVDTTNTHFVLLTCTKTVEARQADTSQPGPTLCPTASPSELRRAVTNAAQANDARSTLVQVGADVLKPCWYKRR, from the coding sequence ATGCCAGGAGACGCAGCAGCCATCGACTTGGGCGTgttgcagcagcagctgcaaACGCATCGCTCCTCACTAGCCGACCAGATCATGCAACATTTGCCTGATCAGACCAGCACTTCTtcacacgcgccgcagccgaCGCAAAGTGCTCGGCGACCGGCGACCCTCGGCGTGGGCGCATCTACGTCCCAGCCAAACAGTTACAGTGCAGCTGATCATAAATTTCGTGCCAAGCTCGGTGCCAAAGCGGGTAGGAAGCGTAGCTTCGAGGACATAAAACCAGCGGCGCCACCtgaagacgacgacgagggAGACTCGCGCGGCTCAGCCGCACAGAAACGCGCACGACCACAACGTCGAATGGACATGTTTGCTGCGGCAGAAGCCAAAATCAAGGCTGGCAAAGAAAAGGCGCAGGTACATGATGTGCCGCCACACGTTGCGACCATGAGTAAAGCGCAACGAAAAAAGTGGAACAAGCAGCAACGCATCGCAGCTTCCGAGAAGAGCAACTCACCTTCGTCAGGGGAACCGCCAGCCATGACACCCTTGCAATCTTCCATGCTGGCTAGTCTGCAAGGTGCACGATTCCGCTCCATTAACGAGCGCCTATATACCCATCCCtcacgcgacgcgcttgcCTTTATGCAGGATGACCCACAACTTTTTGACGACTACCATGCTGGGTTCCGGCAGCAAGTTCGAAAATGGCCTAAGAATCCCGTGGACAAGATTGCTGAGCTTTTGACGCCTAGTAAGAAAGCCAAGTCGACGCATAGGATCcgcgctgcatcgataCCTGGTGCCCTGGTGGTAGACATGGGTGCCGGCGAAGGCGGGCTCGCTAAAAtgctggcggcgcatggcttTCACACCCTGAGCTACGATCTAGTTGACACGCCTGATGGCTGGGTGCGCGGGCTCGATGCAGCTGCCCTTCATGCTCTACCTTTGCCAGGCATCTATACGCCTCTGGGCATCGTCTGGGATCGCGATGCCAATTTTATAACAGCAGCTTCTACCGTTGACGTTGTCGTATTTTGCCTGAGTCTAATGGGTACAAATTGGGTGGATATGATATGTGAGGCATGGCGTGTGCTTAAGCCGAATGGCGAAATGGTCATTGCTGAAGTCACTAGCCGACTCGGCTCGACAGGCGACACTCATGCCTTCACGGAACTGCTCTGTGCGCTAGGCTTTCACGTGGATTGGGTCGACACCACCAATACGCACTTTGTGCTATTGACGTGTACCAAAACAGTCGAGGCACGCCAAGCCGATACGAGCCAACCAGGGCCTACACTGTGTCCAACGGCGTCCCCATCTGAGTTGCGTCGCGCTGTGACCAATGCAGCACAGGCCAACGACGCGCGTTCGACCTTGGTGCAGGTGGGTGCGGACGTGTTAAAACCGTGTTGGTACAAGCGACGATAA
- a CDS encoding brefeldin A-inhibited guanine nucleotide-exchange protein, with protein MAPDAPAGDLPTKHGVSTAEAIQQEPQAPDSQVEDVDRSEPKEASQAEPTTSASPEEERSNELNHPDTSKESEENQDTNSVIDKTDHEPIPEEASTPEVPQEPAPANIAPELTSAPATDPSMVSMPQEKESLPASEPVPEAEAVAEKPPSQPSEQAPATPTMQHSKLSANSLSRGGAVFVISALEAISASKETRRNKTLKEATTTALDMVRRATGTESNTAGQPMVLDPRVVFEPLRLACESKNVALLTTSLDCIAKLVSYAFFAEDHAQAHADSPLADLVVETVCNCFDDQMDERVSVQIVKALLACVLSAGLRVHQTSLLRSVRTVYNVFLISRTPVHQGISQGALDQMVSYVFQRMPLGDAAAEAASDTHANTEPITLQMLESRHSLEAGEREDTAGEPIDAPDLLVKDAFLVLRALCKLTMKPLSTESERDIKSYSMRSKLLALRTVKHVLQNHMNVITAANVRFHSTASGGASTFVQAVKQYLCLCISRNAVSSVLPVFEESCDIFWLVLSGMRNKMKKEIEVLMNEIYLPILEMRSSPMAQKTVLLNTLQRLCRDPQALVEVYLNYDCDRTALENLYERLMNVISRLTQTLPAEGQPSSDEQQSLDVRLKHRSLECLCSVLQSLVAWMGRFVEEPSVASADEAVVPEEDRDMAPSAAVAASVPSTQALDDDPGQFESAKQRKTVLLEAIRTFNFKPKRGIQQLIAHGFVRANDPLAVARFLFFADGLSKRSIGEYLGEGDAENIATMHAFVDLMDFRDMPLTTALRRFLQAFRLPGEAQKIDRFMLKFAERYTEGNETTFANADTAYKLAYSVIMLNTDAHNPQVKHRMTLQDFIKNNAGLDDDRDLPEEYLTAIYDEIQKNEIKLIGEEAPSVPTSSGLAGVIATVGRDLQHEAYVLQTQGMANRTEVLFRTMLHAQQQAGVHRTLADRYFSASHIEHVKPMFEVAWMSFLAGMSAPLQDSNDAEIIHMALDGFKNAIKIVCFFGLELERNAFITTLAKFTFLNNFGEMKSKNVETIEALLDIAHTEGNFLSGSWREILTCVSQLERFQLISGGVDARTLPELGRRPSGSVSRTSANGGRTATHRPNEDVMQAGASSEITVSADRVFSATPQLSGEAIVDFVQSLCDVSWEEIQSSGMSENPRLFSLQKVVEISYYNMGRIRMEWSRLWTILGEHFNHVCCHPNPAVNAFGLDSLRQLASQFFEKEELLHFTFQKDFLKPFEYTMRRNRDVNAREMVLQCLEQMVQTRAERIRSGWTTILGVLGVAAGTNERIALYAFELVRRIQQQYLQAVLANRSFSELCVCIAQFGKAANQRVSLPATELLRALVPTAHGAAVPDDALPSSLWLAMLFSLYDILMTGDDLEVRRVALDSLFSILTEQGASFSMAFWDEICHDVLFPIFNVLRNRSDVTRFTTQEDMSVWLSTTMIQALRQLVVLWTHFFDTLKPRLSGLLELLCACICQENDTLARIGTSCLQALIVKNMTRMDDECWQQVIDAFLRLFRATTASQVFDPSLSSPEDVMPAQERRQAFKQIIVKCVLQLLLIETSNELLRNTEVYEAVPVPQLLRLTAALEDSYRFSRRFNADRSLRTALWKVGFMKQLPNLLKQESTSASTLVYVYLRMHNDHRPSFATYRREVSDRYLPLAEEIVSVYLPLDNETQARNIAAWTPVVAQVLQGLAAMYELDPSGHVPATPTFFMLVIELLDKITLAPALAAPLKRYLGAVGTAHGLIDSEAAAARAYAREQARAEMLHAAPTPRSSTPISSQADQSQADLRHMSLVNPSFDALSTTAGAGAPS; from the coding sequence atggcACCAGACGCACCTGCCGGTGATCTGCCCACGAAACATGGTGTGTCCACTGCGGAAGCAATACAGCAGGAGCCACAGGCTCCTGATTCACAAGTAGAAGACGTGGACCGCTCCGAACCCAAGGAGGCATCGCAAGCGGAGCCTACGACGTCTGCTTCACCGGAGGAGGAGCGCTCCAACGAGCTGAACCATCCAGATACGTCAAAAGAATCAGAAGAGAATCAAGATACGAATTCTGTCATTGATAAGACGGACCATGAGCCGATCCCGGAAGAAGCTTCTACCCCAGAAGTTCCGCAGgagccagcgcctgcgAACATTGCGCCAGAGTTGACTTCTGCACCTGCCACGGATCCATCGATGGTGTCCATGCCGCAAGAAAAAGAGTCTTTGCCGGCATCAGAGCCGGTGCCTGAGGCGGAAGCTGTGGCAGAGAAGCCTCCGTCGCAGCCCTCAGAGCAGGCACCTGCCACGCCGACCATGCAGCATTCCAAACTGTCTGCCAATAGTTTgagccgcggcggtgcggTGTTCGTGATATCAGCCCTTGAGGCTATTTCGGCGTCAAAGGAAACTCGGCGGAACAAGACGTTGAAAGAAGCTACAACGACAGCGCTTGATAtggtgcggcgcgccacgGGCACAGAATCGAACACGGCGGGGCAGCCAATGGTGCTCGACCCGCGCGTTGTGTTTGAGCCACTGCGCCTCGCGTGTGAATCCAAGAATGTAGCCCTGCTCACCACCTCTTTGGACTGTATTGCCAAGCTAGTGAGCTATGCCTTTTTTGCAGAGGACCATGCACAGGCACACGCCGACTCGCCACTAGCGGATCTCGTTGTTGAGACAGTTTGCAACTGCTTTGACGATCAGATGGATGAGCGCGTATCTGTACAGATTGTAAAGGCATTGCTGGCGTGTGTATTGTCAGCCGGACTGCGCGTGCATCAAACGAGTTTATTGCGGTCAGTGCGAACGGTCTACAATGTGTTTTTGATCAGTCGAACGCCTGTGCACCAGGGCATCTCGCAGGGCGCGCTAGATCAGATGGTGAGCTACGTATTTCAGCGTATGCCCCTgggcgatgcagcagcagaagCGGCCTCAGACACCCATGCGAATACGGAGCCCATCACACTGCAAATGCTAGAGAGCCGGCATTCGCTCGAAGCTGGTGAGCGGGAAGACACGGCCGGTGAGCCGATCGACGCACCTGACCTGCTCGTCAAAGATGCGTTCTTGGTGCTTCGGGCGCTGTGTAAACTGACCATGAAGCCCCTGAGCACTGAGAGCGAGCGGGATATCAAGTCATATTCGATGCGGTCCAAGCTGTTGGCGCTCCGTACCGTGaagcatgtgctgcagAATCACATGAACGTAATTACCGCAGCGAATGTGCGATTTCACAGCACAGCCAGTGGTGGAGCATCGACGTTTGTGCAGGCTGTGAAGCAATACCTGTGCTTGTGTATCAGTCGTAACGCTGTGAGCAGTGTGCTGCCTGTCTTTGAAGAGAGCTGTGACATTTTCTGGCTTGTCTTGTCCGGCATGCGAAACAAGATGAAGAAAGAAATCGAGGTTCTGATGAACGAAATCTACTTGCCGATCTTGGagatgcgctcgagtccCATGGCGCAAAAGACGGTGCTCCTCAATACGCTGCAGAGGCTCTGTAGGGACCCGCAGGCGTTGGTCGAGGTGTATCTGAATTACGACTGTGATCGCACGGCCCTCGAAAACCTGTATGAGCGTCTTATGAATGTGATTTCGCGACTCACGCAAACCTTGCCGGCCGAAGGTCAGCCATCGTCGGATGAGCAGCAGTCACTGGACGTGCGACTTAAGCACCGCAGCCTCGAATGCCTGTGCAGTGTGTTGCAATCACTCGTGGCGTGGATGGGTCGATTTGTGGAAGAGCCATCAGTTGCGTCGGCAGACGAAGCTGTCGTGCCGGAAGAAGATCGTGATATGGCTCCGTCAGCGGCGGTGGCAGCTTCTGTGCCCTCGACGCAAGCCCTCGACGATGACCCTGGTCAGTTTGAGAGTGCGAAGCAGCGCAAGACGGTGTTACTGGAGGCCATCCGCACTTTCAACTTTAAGCCCAAGCGCGGTATTCAGCAGCTGATCGCACATGGGTTTGTTCGAGCGAATGATCCGCTCGCTGTTGCGCGCTTCCTCTTCTTTGCGGACGGACTCAGTAAGCGCTCCATCGGTGAATACCTGGGCGAAGGCGACGCCGAGAACATTGCTACGATGCATGCCTTTGTGGATCTGATGGATTTCCGCGACATGCCACTGACAACGGCTTTGCGACGCTTCCTTCAGGCGTTCCGGCTGCCAGGCGAAGCACAAAAGATTGACCGGTTCATGCTCAAGTTTGCCGAGCGGTACACGGAGGGCAACGAGACTACCTTTGCCAATGCTGACACGGCATACAAGCTGGCGTACTCGGTCATTATGCTCAATACGGATGCCCACAACCCGCAAGTCAAGCACCGAATGACACTTCAGGACTTTATCAAAAACAATGCGGGTCTGGACGACGATCGTGATTTGCCGGAAGAGTACTTGACGGCCATTTATGATGAAATTCAAAAGAACGAAATCAAACTGATTGGAGAGGAGGCGCCCAGTGTGCCGACATCCAGTGGCTTGGCCGGAGTGATTGCCACCGTCGGACGCGACTTGCAGCATGAAGCATACGTTCTGCAGACCCAGGGCATGGCAAATCGTACGGAGGTCTTGTTCCGGACAATGCTGCATGCACAGCAACAGGCCGGTGTGCACCGAACTCTCGCCGACCGCTACTTTAGTGCGTCGCACATTGAACACGTGAAGCCGATGTTTGAAGTTGCCTGGATGTCGTTCCTAGCGGGGATGTCGGCGCCGTTGCAGGATTCGAACGATGCCGAGATTATCCACATGGCGCTGGATGGCTTTAAGAATGCCATCAAGATTGTCTGCTTCTTTGGTCTCGAGCTGGAACGCAACGCTTTCATTACAACGCTCGCGAAATTTACATTCCTTAACAACTTTGGTGAAATGAAGAGCAAGAATGTCGAGACGATCGAGGCACTGCTTGACATTGCACACACCGAAGGCAACTTTTTATCAGGCAGTTGGCGCGAGATTTTGACCTGCGTGAGTCAGCTTGAGCGCTTCCAGCTGATCTCCGGTGGCGTAgatgcgcgcacgctgccaGAGCTCGGTCGCCGGCCCTCGGGCTCGGTATCACGCACAAGCGCAAACGGTGGGcgcacagcgacgcatcggCCCAACGAGGATGTCATGCAGGCAGGTGCCTCCAGTGAGATTACCGTATCGGCTGATCGCGTGTTTTCTGCGACTCCGCAACTATCTGGTGAGGCCATCGTCGATTTTGTGCAGTCTCTGTGCGACGTGTCGTGGGAGGAGATCCAGAGCTCGGGTATGTCAGAGAACCCGCGTTTGTTTTCGCTGCAAAAGGTCGTGGAGATCTCGTACTACAATATGGGCCGTATCCGTATGGAGTGGTCACGCCTCTGGACGATTCTCGGCGAGCATTTCAACCATGTGTGCTGCCACCCCAACCCTGCCGTTAATGCCTTTGGTCTCGACTCACTTCGGCAGCTGGCGAGTCAGTTCTTCGAAAAAGAGGAGCTCCTCCACTTTACGTTCCAAAAGGACTTCTTGAAGCCGTTTGAGtacacgatgcgccgcaacCGCGACGTGAATGCTCGAGAAATGGTGCTGCAGTGCCTGGAACAGATGGTGCAGACGCGTGCGGAGCGTATCCGCTCCGGTTGGACAACCATTCTGGGCGTGCTGGGTGTAGCAGCCGGTACGAATGAGCGAATTGCCCTCTATGCCTTTGAGCTAGTGCGGCGCATTCAGCAGCAGTATTTGCAAGCTGTGCTCGCGAACCGCTCTTTCTCTGAGCTGTGTGTATGTATTGCACAATTTGGCAAGGCTGCGAATCAGCGCGTGAGTTTGCCAGCCACCGAGTTGCTCCGTGCGTTGGTCCCCACGGCCCATGGCGCTGCCGTTCCGGACGATGCCTTGCCGAGCTCGCTGTGGCTAGCGATGCTATTCTCGCTCTATGACATTTTGATGACGGGCGATGATCTCGAAGTGCGTCGTGTGGCGCTCGACTCGTTGTTTTCGATTTTGACGGAGCAGGGCGCCTCGTTTAGTATGGCATTTTGGGACGAAATTTGTCACGACGTGCTGTTCCCGATCTTCAATGTGCTGCGGAATCGCTCTGATGTGACGCGATTCACGACGCAGGAAGACATGAGCGTGTGGCTCTCGACGACCATGATTCAGGCACTTCGGCAGCTTGTGGTACTGTGGACACACTTTTTCGACACGCTCAAACCGCGTCTTTCGGGTCTGCTGGAGCTATTGTGTGCGTGTATATGCCAGGAAAATGATACGCTCGCTCGGATCGGTACTTCATGCCTCCAGGCGCTGATTGTGAAGAATATGACACGAATGGACGACGAGTGCTGGCAGCAGGTTATTGATGCCTTCCTGCGACTCTTCCGTGCTACGACGGCCTCGCAAGTGTTCGACCCATCGCTGTCCTCGCCAGAAGATGTCATGCCCGCACAGGAGCGCCGCCAGGCCTTTAAGCAGATTATTGTCAAGTGCGTGttgcagctgctgctgatCGAGACCTCGAATGAGCTGCTTCGTAACACGGAAGTGTACGAggctgtgcctgtgccgcaGTTGCTGCGTTTGAcagcggcgctcgaggatAGCTACCGCTTCTCGCGCCGCTTCAATGCCGATcgctcgctgcgcacggcgctctgGAAGGTCGGGTTCATGAAACAGCTGCCGAATTTGCTGAAACAGGAAAGCACGTCAGCCTCGACACTCGTGTACGTGTATTTGCGCATGCATAACGACCATCGTCCAAGCTTCGCCACGTACCGCCGCGAAGTCAGCGACCGGTATCTGCCCTTGGCTGAGGAGATTGTAAGTGTGTACTTGCCCCTGGATAATGAGACCCAGGCGCGCAACATTGCAGCTTGGACACCCGTGGTCGCACAGGTCCTGCAGGGCCTAGCGGCTATGTACGAACTGGATCCAAGCGGGCATGTACCTGCCACGCCCACTTTCTTCATGCTTGTGATCGAGCTGCTAGACAAAATCACCttggcgccggcgctcgctgcgcccCTCAAGCGCTacctcggcgccgtgggcaCAGCGCATGGCCTTATTGACAGCGAggcggctgcagcgcgagcatATGCGCGGGAACAGGCGCGTGCTGAGAtgctgcacgcggcgccgacgccacgcagcagTACGCCGATCTCATCGCAGGCGGACCAGTCGCAGGCGGATCTGCGTCACATGTCGCTGGTAAATCCATCCTTCGATGCACTATCTACAACAGCGGGTGCAGGCGCACCATCCTAA
- a CDS encoding translation initiation factor 6 translates to MALRCQFENSSEIGVFARLTNSYCLVTVGGSANFYSAFEVELGDLMPIVHCTIAGTRLVGRLTVGNRHGLLVPMTTTDQELQHLRNSLPDSVAIQRVEERLSALGNVIACNDYVAIVHPDLDRETEEILADVLKVEVFRQTVGDNVLVGSYLAMSNQGALVHPKTSLQDQDELSSLLQVPLVSGTVNRGSDLIGAGLLVNDWVAFVGLDTTATELSVIESTYRLQNQEAGAVVDQLRDALVDTYA, encoded by the coding sequence ATGGCGTTGCGTTGTCAATTCGAGAATTCGTCAGAGATTGGCGTGTTTGCGCGCCTCACAAACTCGTACTGCCTTGTAACCGTGGGCGGATCTGCCAACTTTTACTCGGCCTTTGAAGTGGAACTGGGCGACCTGATGCCCATTGTGCATTGCACGATTGCAGGAACGCGGCTCGTCGGTCGTTTGACTGTGGGAAATCGCCACGGCCTGCTTGTGCCGATGACTACGACAGATCAGGAGCTCCAGCATCTACGGAATAGCTTGCCCGACTCTGTGGCGATTCAGCGTGTTGAAGAGCGTCTGAGTGCCTTGGGTAATGTGATTGCGTGTAATGACTACGTGGCGATCGTGCACCCCGACTTGGACCGCGAGACGGAGGAGATCTTGGCGGATGTTCTCAAGGTCGAAGTGTTCCGGCAAACGGTGGGTGACAACGTGCTTGTGGGCTCGTACCTCGCCATGTCCAATCAGGGTGCTCTGGTGCACCCCAAGACATCACTGCAGGACCAGGACGAGCTGTCGTCGCTCTTGCAAGTGCCACTCGTGTCTGGTACGGTCAATCGCGGGTCTGATTTGATCGGTGCTGGGCTTCTTGTGAATGACTGGGTCGCCTTTGTCGGCCTCGATACGACGGCCACGGAGCTGAGTGTCATTGAGTCGACATACCGCCTGCAAAACCAGGAAGCCGGTGCTGTGGTGGaccagctgcgcgacgcaTTGGTCGATACATATGCATAA
- a CDS encoding mitochondrial import inner membrane translocase subunit TIM9 has product MDLSALSSSEQLQMQRLIEQKQLKDFMRLYSGLVERCFGSCIHDFTSRAITSKESECVSHCTQKFLKHSERVGARFAEENARLMGQQPQ; this is encoded by the exons ATGGACC TTTCGGCTCTCTCGTCCTCTGAACAGTTGCAaatgcagcgcctcatTGAGCAAAAGCAGCTCAAGGACTTTATGCGTCTGTACTCGGGTCTGGTGGAGCGCTGCTTCGGTAGCTGTATCCACGACTTTACGTCGCGCGCCATTACGTCCAAAGAGTCCGAATGCGTGTCGCATTGCACACAAAAGTTCCTGAAGCACTCCGAGCGTGTTGGTGCTCGCTTTGCTGAGGAGAATGCTAGGCTCATGGGCCAGCAGCCTCAGTAA